One genomic window of Deinococcus aetherius includes the following:
- a CDS encoding dipeptidase — translation MEDVLAYLEGRKDASLADLLAFASIPSVSTDPERRGDVRRAAEWLAGRLRTAGLSTVDILETPGHPVVYAEWLGAPDAPTVLVYGHYDVQPPDPLDRWQSPPFTPTVRGERVHGRGVSDDKGPLLIPVQVAEAFFQTRGTLPLNVKFLFEGEEEVGSPNLAPFVRAQAGRLRADVVLSADGGMWRADVPTLTVSSRGLAGLELTLRGPGKDLHSGRHGGAVQNPLHALASLLAGLHDERGRVTVDGFYDDVQELSDDERASLRALPFDEEAYRAEVGAPALFGEAGSSALERLWTHPTLEVNGMWGGYTGEGSKTVLPSEAHAKITCRLVANQDPERVTEAVVRHLETHLPPGVTLDVRPSDHGARAYRIPADHPALLAARKVLTQVYGQPPLEVGMGGSIPICEVFQRELGLETVFFSFAVGDEDIHAPNEFFRIPRLYEGQRAWARLWQELAVREVAPV, via the coding sequence ATGGAGGACGTTCTGGCGTACCTCGAAGGGCGGAAGGACGCGAGCCTCGCGGACCTTCTCGCCTTCGCCTCCATCCCCAGCGTGAGCACCGATCCAGAGCGGCGGGGGGACGTGAGGCGCGCGGCTGAATGGCTCGCGGGCCGCCTCCGCACCGCCGGACTCTCAACGGTAGACATCCTCGAAACGCCCGGTCATCCCGTCGTTTACGCCGAGTGGCTGGGGGCGCCGGATGCGCCCACCGTCCTCGTCTATGGGCACTACGACGTGCAGCCCCCCGACCCTCTGGACCGCTGGCAGAGCCCGCCCTTCACGCCGACCGTGCGGGGCGAACGGGTCCACGGGCGCGGCGTGTCGGACGACAAGGGGCCGCTGCTGATCCCGGTGCAGGTGGCGGAGGCGTTCTTCCAGACGCGGGGAACGCTCCCCCTCAACGTCAAGTTCCTCTTCGAGGGCGAGGAGGAGGTCGGCAGCCCCAACCTGGCGCCGTTCGTGCGGGCACAGGCGGGGCGGCTGCGCGCGGACGTGGTGCTCTCCGCCGACGGGGGGATGTGGCGGGCGGACGTGCCCACGCTGACCGTGAGTTCGCGCGGCCTCGCCGGACTCGAACTCACCCTGCGCGGCCCCGGCAAGGACCTGCACTCGGGGCGGCACGGGGGAGCAGTGCAGAACCCGCTGCACGCGCTGGCCTCGCTGCTCGCCGGACTGCACGACGAGCGGGGTCGGGTAACGGTAGACGGTTTTTATGACGACGTGCAGGAATTGAGTGACGACGAGCGGGCGAGCCTCCGCGCCCTGCCCTTCGACGAGGAGGCCTACCGCGCCGAGGTGGGAGCGCCCGCACTTTTCGGCGAGGCTGGTTCTTCCGCCCTGGAGCGCCTGTGGACCCACCCGACGCTGGAGGTCAATGGGATGTGGGGCGGCTACACCGGGGAGGGCAGCAAGACGGTGTTGCCGAGCGAGGCGCACGCCAAGATCACCTGCCGCCTGGTGGCGAACCAGGACCCGGAGCGGGTGACAGAGGCGGTGGTCCGTCACCTGGAAACGCACCTCCCGCCCGGCGTGACGCTCGACGTTCGCCCCTCCGACCACGGCGCCCGCGCGTACCGCATTCCTGCCGATCACCCCGCCCTGCTGGCTGCCCGCAAAGTGCTGACCCAGGTCTACGGCCAGCCCCCCCTCGAAGTCGGCATGGGCGGCTCCATTCCCATCTGCGAGGTGTTCCAGCGTGAACTCGGCCTGGAGACGGTGTTCTTCTCCTTCGCCGTGGGCGACGAGGACATCCACGCGCCGAATGAGTTCTTCCGCATTCCCCGGCTGTACGAGGGGCAGCGGGCGTGGGCCCGGCTGTGGCAGGAACTCGCGGTGAGGGAGGTGGCCCCGGTATGA
- a CDS encoding SDR family NAD(P)-dependent oxidoreductase: MNVRFDGQTVIVTGAAHGFGRAISLAFAERGANVWACDVNRSGLAMTEQQALERNLPLNVRVVDVADREMVREFVREAGAGERLDVLVNNAGGVLGQVGRPLEDISEDDWHAIFRVNVDGAFYFSQAAAPLMKARGSGRIVNISSGAGLGVSLTGIQAYASAKAAQIGLTRQLAHELGPFGITVNNVAPGFVRSNPTTERQWGSYGEEGQRRLVEGIALKKLGTPDDIAHAVLFFASEYAGWITGQVLSVDGGK, from the coding sequence ATGAACGTCCGCTTCGACGGTCAGACCGTGATCGTCACCGGGGCGGCCCACGGCTTCGGGCGGGCGATCTCCCTCGCCTTCGCCGAACGCGGCGCGAACGTCTGGGCCTGCGACGTGAACCGCAGCGGCTTGGCGATGACCGAGCAGCAGGCGCTCGAAAGGAACTTGCCGCTCAACGTGCGTGTGGTGGACGTGGCCGACCGCGAGATGGTCCGGGAGTTCGTGCGGGAGGCGGGCGCGGGAGAGCGGCTGGACGTGCTCGTCAACAATGCGGGGGGCGTGCTCGGCCAAGTGGGACGGCCCCTTGAAGACATCAGTGAGGACGACTGGCACGCGATCTTCAGGGTGAACGTGGACGGCGCGTTCTACTTCTCGCAGGCCGCCGCGCCGCTGATGAAGGCCCGGGGCTCCGGGCGCATCGTCAACATCTCCAGCGGGGCGGGGCTGGGGGTCAGCCTCACCGGCATTCAGGCGTACGCGAGCGCGAAGGCCGCGCAGATCGGCCTGACGCGGCAGCTCGCGCACGAACTCGGCCCCTTCGGCATCACCGTGAACAACGTCGCGCCGGGCTTCGTGCGGAGCAACCCGACGACGGAAAGGCAGTGGGGGAGCTACGGCGAGGAGGGGCAGAGGAGGCTGGTGGAGGGCATCGCGTTGAAGAAACTGGGGACACCCGACGACATCGCCCACGCCGTCCTCTTCTTCGCGTCCGAGTACGCGGGCTGGATCACCGGGCAGGTGCTCAGCGTGGACGGGGGGAAGTGA
- a CDS encoding ketopantoate reductase family protein, which yields MRLLVWGAGAIGGTIGAHLVKAGHSVTFVDRAAEHVDAMNKGGLRIEGPITEFTVPAVAATPERLEGQWDRVLLCTKAQDTGGAAVALAPHLSDGGCVVSVQNGLNPLTLAEHFGQERVLGSFVNFGADYLSPGVIHYGGRGAVVLGELGGETSDRARELYASFQQFEPGAVLTPNILGYLWSKLAYGAQLFATALTNDGIADALARPEYRALYSEIAREVLRVATVGGIRLESFNGFDPTAFLPGASEETSQRSLDDMVAFNRRSAKTHSGIWRDLAVRKRRTEADAQLGPIVAFGERWGVPTPLTARLIELVHDLEEGRRDFGSANLDELRAVMAVRA from the coding sequence ATGAGGCTGCTGGTCTGGGGTGCGGGAGCCATCGGCGGCACCATCGGGGCACATCTGGTCAAAGCCGGGCATAGCGTGACCTTTGTGGACCGTGCGGCGGAGCACGTGGACGCGATGAACAAGGGCGGCTTGCGGATCGAGGGCCCCATCACCGAGTTCACCGTGCCCGCCGTCGCCGCCACGCCCGAGCGGCTGGAAGGGCAGTGGGACCGGGTGCTGCTCTGCACCAAGGCGCAGGACACCGGGGGGGCTGCCGTCGCCCTCGCGCCGCACCTGTCGGACGGTGGGTGCGTAGTCTCCGTGCAAAACGGGCTCAATCCCCTCACGCTGGCGGAACACTTCGGCCAGGAGCGCGTGCTGGGCAGCTTCGTCAACTTCGGCGCCGACTACCTCTCGCCGGGCGTCATCCACTACGGGGGGCGCGGCGCAGTCGTGTTGGGGGAACTCGGCGGAGAGACGAGTGACCGGGCGCGGGAACTGTACGCGTCATTTCAGCAATTCGAGCCGGGCGCCGTCCTGACGCCCAACATCCTCGGCTACCTGTGGAGCAAGCTCGCCTACGGGGCGCAGCTGTTCGCCACGGCCCTCACGAACGACGGCATAGCGGACGCCCTCGCGCGGCCCGAGTACCGCGCCCTCTACAGCGAGATCGCGCGTGAGGTGCTGCGGGTGGCGACTGTCGGGGGGATCCGGCTGGAGAGCTTCAACGGCTTCGATCCCACAGCCTTCCTGCCCGGCGCCTCCGAAGAGACCTCCCAGCGTTCCCTCGACGACATGGTGGCCTTCAACCGGCGGAGTGCCAAGACGCACAGCGGTATCTGGCGTGACCTCGCCGTGAGGAAGCGGCGCACGGAAGCCGACGCCCAACTCGGCCCCATCGTCGCCTTCGGGGAGCGGTGGGGCGTGCCGACTCCCCTGACCGCCCGATTGATCGAACTCGTGCACGACCTGGAGGAGGGGCGGCGGGACTTCGGCAGCGCCAACCTCGACGAGTTGCGCGCCGTGATGGCGGTGCGGGCGTGA
- a CDS encoding creatininase family protein, which yields MQIDRMNWMQVEEYLTRDDRCVLPLGSTEQHAYLSLCVDNILPFKLAQEAAGPLGVPVFPVLPYGITPYFRAYPGSVTLRVSTYLAVVRDILDGLHEQGFRRILIVNGHGGNSPAQGFVGEWMADHPDARVKFHNWWNAPRVWEKVQATDPNASHASWMENFPWTRLEGVVLPDEEKVMTDLDRLRLLPPRELREYLGEGNYGGKYQRPDEDMHAIWDVAVQETRELLEGGWGEDRPTAPVGFGRGRQ from the coding sequence ATGCAAATTGACCGCATGAACTGGATGCAGGTCGAGGAGTACCTGACCCGCGACGACCGCTGCGTCCTGCCCCTGGGCAGCACCGAGCAGCACGCCTACCTCAGCCTGTGCGTGGACAACATCCTGCCCTTCAAGCTGGCGCAGGAGGCTGCGGGACCCCTGGGCGTGCCCGTCTTCCCCGTGTTGCCGTACGGGATCACGCCGTATTTCCGCGCCTACCCGGGAAGTGTGACTCTGCGGGTGAGCACCTATCTCGCCGTCGTGCGGGACATCCTCGACGGGCTGCATGAGCAAGGTTTCCGCCGCATCCTGATCGTGAACGGGCACGGCGGCAACTCGCCCGCGCAGGGCTTCGTGGGCGAGTGGATGGCCGACCACCCAGACGCCCGGGTGAAGTTCCACAACTGGTGGAACGCCCCGCGCGTGTGGGAGAAGGTGCAGGCCACCGACCCCAATGCCTCGCATGCCTCGTGGATGGAGAACTTCCCCTGGACGCGGCTGGAGGGCGTGGTGCTGCCGGACGAGGAAAAGGTCATGACCGACCTCGACCGCCTGCGCCTCCTGCCTCCCCGCGAACTGCGCGAGTACCTGGGAGAGGGCAACTACGGCGGCAAGTACCAGCGCCCCGACGAGGACATGCACGCGATCTGGGACGTGGCCGTGCAGGAGACGCGCGAGTTGCTGGAGGGCGGCTGGGGCGAGGACCGGCCAACTGCTCCCGTCGGCTTCGGGCGAGGCCGACAATGA